The Anabaena sp. PCC 7108 region ATTTTAATATTTATAAGTGTAAAGAGTGTAAACATAAGTTCTGCTCGAACTGTGGACGCGTTAATGTAGGTTTAATTGGTAGCACTGGATTTTGTCCTAAATGTGGTTCAGAGGGATATAAAGATGGTGAATGTTATTTAATAAGATAACAAGGATATTTTGAATAAAAACAGCAATTTTATGAGTTATTTCAGATAAACCGTAAATGAAGCTGTTTATGGAATCAAATAGAAAGGAGAGTTTATTATGTTTATTTTCCCACACATCAAAAAACTACGAACATTTATATTACTGGCTGTTATATCTTTCCTAGTAATGATTTTTTGTACTTCCGTGTTAGCGAAAGATGTAGAAAAACATGGAAATTTAATAGTTAGAAATGATAATTCTGGAAAAAAATATAGTTCAATAAATACCTTAACGACAGCAGGTGAATATTCAATCAGTTACCCTTCTTCTTGGGAAAATGTATATTTAAGTTTGTGGCACTACTTTTCTTCTTTCTCTAAAACAGATATGAGGTTCACCACTTGGGAAAGAATAAGTTCTTCTTGCAATCGTTGTGCGAGAATTGAGTTACGAATTTTTACCAATGATGAACTGACGTTTAAGTTATTTGATAGCAATTCACAAAAATTACAAGTAATATCTTTCGGTGATGCAGTTAAATCATTTGTAAAGATGAGAGAAAGTACCATACCAGGGCATAAAATTATTTCCCAGCAAAAGTTAAATATACATGGAAGACAGGCAGTAAGATTATATTCAAAAAAGGCAATTGAGGTCTTAATTGATATGGGAAATAATACAACTACAGTTATAGTAGGTTATCTATTGCCTAATGAAGAATCAAGAGAATGGAGTTCAATTCAGGAAGAAATAAAATTTATACAAGAGTCATTTAGACCCCCAAAATAAAATATGATAAGCTGAAATAATTCTCAATAGGGGCGATAAATAGGATAATTGAGGCGATCGCACAAGCAAACGTACAAACAACGCACAATTGGCTGGTGACTTGAGCGATCGTCTGATTTTATACTCTTGATTATAAAGCTTGATCATTGAGGGTAGTAAATTTTATGTACAAACAATATTCAGTAAGTATTGTTGTCACCGAAGAAATTCAAAAAGAATGTAATAGTTATGCAGGAGAGGGTTGGCAACTGGTAACAGCATATATGACTGCTCGTGTAGACTGTTGTAATAACCGTAAAGAATCAGCAGTTTTGATTTTTGGAAAGTAATGATGTGGATACATAGGAAACCAGAACCAGTCACTTTATTAGGTATTGGTTCACTAAGTAATGGTACAAGCAATAAGAAGGTTATCAAATTTTTATCAGAATTGCAAAGAATACCCTATTTTGCTCATCATCCATCATGCAAGTATTACCATAACCATTTAATTTGGCTTGGTAAAGTACCTTTATGTATGGGATGTACAATGATGTCTTTAGGTGTAATTATCGGTTCACTACTAATACCTACTTTCAAGTTATCTCAACTACCCTTTGAATATGTATTAATTATTGGAGTATTGCTTTATATACCCGCAGTAATTCAAACTAAAGTGCAAATTAGGTCTTACAAATTGCTATCCAGAACCTTACTAGGGATATCTGTTGTTTTTCTGATTTATGCGGGACTATGGTTAACCCCTTGGTCACTTATTGGCGTTATTTTGCGAATTGGTTTTGTGGGTATTTTTTTAGCTGTGTGGCAGATCACCTTACGTTTAAGGGTGCAGCGTGCAAAATCTCCTTGTGATAGATGTCCTCAAGGTCGTTTTCCTATTTGTGGCTATACAAGTGGTCGTATTCACAAATTATCTGAAAAATATTTGCAAACTTCTGATCATGATAATCATGAAATGGATGAAATTATCAAAGCCTTTCAAAGTCTTGCTAATTACTATACCTTGTAGGTTTTAGCTAGGTTTATTAAGTAATATTTAATAAATAAAACCTTGATAAGTTACATAAATTTGAACAGCAAATGGTTAATTGTTCTAAATGTGGAGATTGCTAAATATGGAAATGATGTTGTTATCTATAATTTACCTTATTGCCGGTCTTTGTTTCCTATTTTTTTCTTTAGGTCTTGCTTTTATTGTTTTGTCGCCAGTATTATTACCAATTTTATCTATTTTTTCATTTATTTTTGATAAATTTAAGGAAGTTCATCGAGAAAATCGGCAAAAAGAAGAAAATCAAAAACGTAATGCAGAGAATTCTCGCGTTGCTCTCCTATATAATGCAAGAGTCTTAGAACTTGAAAACTTTGTTGGGAATAATTATGGTTCAGATGGTTTTTTCAGAAACTTTAGTATGA contains the following coding sequences:
- a CDS encoding DUF4177 domain-containing protein; translation: MYKQYSVSIVVTEEIQKECNSYAGEGWQLVTAYMTARVDCCNNRKESAVLIFGK